The following proteins are encoded in a genomic region of Dialister hominis:
- a CDS encoding SixA phosphatase family protein yields the protein MYIILMRHGEAVPQTEEVSNQNRSLTPKGMRQVRKSARMLAHFLKENPIRIYTSPYYRTRQTAGILAEECFAEEIHTADELLQSSWQMVANHIIQDGSPIALVSHHPFLQAYLLSSCSAAIKFDLAGIAIIDYDVKWKQGKFIGYITPGLKQLKKED from the coding sequence ATGTATATTATCCTGATGCGTCACGGTGAAGCAGTTCCCCAGACGGAAGAAGTGTCTAATCAGAACCGTTCCCTGACGCCAAAAGGCATGCGTCAGGTGAGAAAGTCCGCGCGGATGCTGGCCCATTTCCTGAAGGAAAATCCGATCCGCATTTACACGAGCCCTTATTACAGGACGCGCCAGACGGCGGGGATCCTGGCCGAGGAGTGCTTTGCCGAGGAAATCCATACGGCAGACGAGCTCCTGCAGAGCAGCTGGCAGATGGTCGCCAACCACATCATCCAGGACGGCTCTCCGATTGCGCTCGTCAGTCATCATCCGTTCCTGCAGGCATACCTTCTTTCCTCCTGCAGTGCGGCTATCAAGTTCGACCTGGCAGGGATTGCCATCATCGATTATGACGTGAAATGGAAACAGGGAAAATTCATCGGCTACATCACCCCGGGGCTGAAGCAGCTGAAGAAAGAGGACTGA
- the thiD gene encoding bifunctional hydroxymethylpyrimidine kinase/phosphomethylpyrimidine kinase — translation MKKLLTIAGSDSSGGAGIQADLKTFAALGTYGMSAICALTAQNTQGVTMVVNTPEEMVEAQLDAIYSDIPPDGVKTGMLSTSGITKTVASYLEKHLASPLVVDPVMVATTGAVLLEKDAIEAYKTKLIPLATLITPNIPEAEVLSGMEIHSADDMRAAAKKLSLLGCQAVLVKGGHRVEDAMDILYDGSDFHVYKGERIETDNTHGTGCTLSSALAVMLARGLSIADAVTGAKKYISGAIKRGAADSVGHGNGPVHHFWFYEDKWGDME, via the coding sequence ATGAAGAAACTTTTGACGATTGCAGGCTCGGATTCTTCCGGCGGCGCAGGCATCCAGGCAGACCTGAAGACGTTTGCGGCGCTCGGTACGTACGGTATGAGCGCAATCTGTGCGCTGACGGCGCAGAATACACAGGGCGTCACCATGGTGGTGAATACGCCTGAGGAAATGGTGGAGGCGCAGCTGGACGCCATTTATTCGGACATTCCGCCCGACGGCGTGAAGACGGGGATGCTTTCCACCTCCGGCATCACAAAGACGGTCGCATCCTACCTCGAAAAGCATCTGGCATCACCCTTAGTCGTCGATCCTGTCATGGTCGCTACGACCGGCGCCGTGCTTCTTGAAAAGGATGCCATCGAAGCGTATAAGACAAAGCTCATTCCACTTGCCACATTGATCACTCCGAATATTCCGGAAGCGGAAGTGCTCTCTGGGATGGAGATCCATTCGGCTGACGATATGCGCGCTGCGGCAAAGAAGCTCTCCCTTCTGGGCTGCCAGGCAGTCCTCGTGAAGGGCGGCCACCGCGTGGAAGATGCGATGGATATCCTCTATGACGGCAGTGATTTCCATGTCTATAAAGGCGAACGAATTGAGACGGACAATACGCACGGCACAGGCTGCACGCTGTCCTCGGCTCTGGCCGTCATGCTGGCAAGGGGCCTTTCGATAGCAGACGCTGTCACCGGCGCGAAGAAATACATTTCCGGAGCCATCAAGAGAGGCGCTGCCGATTCTGTCGGTCATGGAAACGGCCCTGTCCATCATTTCTGGTTCTACGAGGACAAGTGGGGGGATATGGAATGA
- the yfbR gene encoding 5'-deoxynucleotidase, which produces MNYPFFAFMARLKYIARWGLMRNSIPENDAEHTLQTVMIAHALAVIRRDIFHEEADPERCAALALYHDASEVFTGDMPTPVKYFTEDLRERYQEIEDEAREKLLKTLPPELRESYRPYVADMEKDPSWPLAKAADTMSAYLKCAEEIQSGNSEFHEAFESTGEKLKALHLKEVDWFLDHFAGSFSETLDEMNLHIK; this is translated from the coding sequence ATGAATTATCCTTTCTTCGCCTTCATGGCGCGCCTGAAGTACATCGCGCGCTGGGGGCTGATGCGGAATTCCATCCCTGAAAACGATGCCGAGCATACGCTGCAGACGGTCATGATCGCTCATGCGCTGGCTGTCATCAGAAGGGACATTTTCCACGAGGAAGCTGATCCGGAGCGGTGCGCGGCTCTTGCGCTCTACCATGATGCAAGCGAAGTCTTCACGGGAGACATGCCGACGCCGGTCAAGTACTTCACCGAAGACCTTCGGGAGAGGTACCAGGAAATCGAAGATGAGGCAAGGGAAAAGCTTTTAAAGACGCTTCCGCCTGAGCTGCGCGAATCCTACCGCCCGTATGTGGCAGATATGGAAAAGGATCCGTCCTGGCCGCTTGCCAAGGCGGCGGATACGATGAGCGCCTACCTCAAGTGCGCTGAGGAAATCCAGAGCGGGAACAGCGAGTTCCACGAAGCTTTCGAATCGACGGGAGAGAAGCTGAAAGCACTCCATCTGAAGGAAGTCGACTGGTTCCTCGATCATTTCGCAGGCAGCTTCTCGGAGACGCTTGATGAAATGAACCTGCATATAAAATAG
- a CDS encoding GNAT family N-acetyltransferase gives MNITIREVTEEDAEALSAIYRPYVEETGITFEYVPPDAEEFRRRIQHTKEKYPYLAACDEGRIIGYAYAGTFIGRSASDWNVELSIYMDRNEKGRGAGRMLYEALEEKLRKMGVINLYSAIACPSGEPDDFLDNGSRDFHEHLGFHETAHFRKCGFKTGRWVDLIWMEKTIGDKEGAPGKFYPWNEVK, from the coding sequence ATGAATATAACGATCAGAGAAGTGACGGAAGAAGACGCAGAGGCGCTCTCTGCCATCTATCGTCCGTATGTGGAAGAGACGGGAATCACCTTCGAGTACGTACCGCCCGATGCGGAAGAATTCAGACGCCGCATACAGCACACGAAGGAAAAGTATCCTTACCTTGCCGCCTGCGATGAAGGCAGGATCATCGGCTATGCCTACGCCGGGACTTTCATAGGAAGAAGCGCCAGCGACTGGAATGTGGAGCTTTCGATTTACATGGACAGGAACGAAAAGGGAAGAGGCGCAGGGCGCATGCTTTATGAAGCGCTCGAAGAGAAACTTAGGAAGATGGGAGTCATCAACCTGTATTCCGCCATTGCGTGCCCGTCGGGTGAGCCCGATGATTTCCTGGACAATGGAAGCCGCGATTTCCATGAGCACCTCGGATTTCATGAGACGGCACATTTCAGGAAGTGCGGTTTCAAAACGGGCCGCTGGGTCGATCTCATCTGGATGGAAAAGACCATCGGAGACAAGGAAGGCGCGCCGGGAAAATTTTATCCATGGAATGAAGTGAAATAA
- a CDS encoding IS110 family RNA-guided transposase → MTRISVGVDVSKNRSTVCIMDQDGKVIMRPFLVWHSTEELDFLADTLKRLNGEVRVIMESTSIYQYPIALHLKERGLFISIVNAYEMKQFANIDFRGGKTDKKDSRTIASYGISYWDKLVEWQIPKDTYFNLDLLNRTYMNAKKHRQIILQELQHYIDCAMPGMDKELHSLNLSTKKDFMLDFVEKFWHRDEIVNMTEAEFTEVFTAWAKKKGYRPVEGKAAKIYAIAKSCIPYYPANPTVKTILQCIVDKLSGVNRTLVTIVTQMIEEAKKLPEYQIVREMPGVGDPLAARFFGSAGDIRRFKNSKALVAYAGIDSPPDESGDFSSTHRHITKKGSKVFRDTGYEIMMALRAQKRTWEKVRKNPDVYDYMLRKEAEGKPPKVAKIAALNKFLRIIYARIKELYDNMALAERAKTKTRSKTRAKTKVTA, encoded by the coding sequence ATGACTCGTATCAGTGTCGGTGTTGATGTGTCAAAGAACAGGAGTACCGTATGTATTATGGACCAGGACGGGAAAGTCATTATGCGGCCGTTTCTTGTCTGGCATTCGACTGAGGAGCTCGATTTTCTTGCAGATACGCTCAAGAGGCTTAATGGAGAGGTTAGAGTCATTATGGAATCGACCAGTATTTACCAATATCCGATTGCTCTTCACCTTAAAGAAAGAGGACTTTTTATCTCTATCGTCAATGCATATGAGATGAAGCAGTTCGCTAATATAGATTTTAGAGGCGGCAAAACGGATAAGAAGGACTCCCGCACCATTGCCAGTTACGGAATTAGTTATTGGGATAAGCTGGTGGAATGGCAGATTCCCAAAGACACCTATTTTAACCTGGATCTGCTAAACAGAACCTATATGAACGCGAAAAAACATCGTCAGATAATCCTTCAGGAACTGCAGCATTATATTGACTGTGCTATGCCGGGAATGGATAAAGAGCTTCATTCTCTCAATCTGTCCACTAAGAAAGACTTTATGCTGGATTTTGTGGAGAAATTTTGGCATCGTGATGAGATCGTAAATATGACAGAGGCTGAATTTACCGAAGTTTTCACTGCTTGGGCAAAGAAAAAGGGATACCGCCCAGTCGAAGGTAAAGCCGCTAAGATTTACGCGATCGCCAAAAGCTGTATCCCTTATTACCCAGCAAATCCAACGGTTAAAACCATTCTCCAATGTATCGTCGACAAGCTGAGCGGAGTCAACAGGACTCTTGTCACCATAGTAACACAAATGATTGAAGAGGCCAAGAAACTTCCTGAATACCAGATTGTTAGAGAAATGCCAGGCGTTGGAGATCCATTAGCAGCAAGATTCTTCGGCTCCGCAGGAGATATCCGGCGATTCAAAAACTCAAAGGCACTGGTCGCATATGCCGGGATAGATTCACCTCCCGATGAATCCGGAGATTTCAGTAGTACGCATAGGCATATAACAAAGAAAGGCTCGAAAGTATTTCGTGACACTGGTTACGAAATAATGATGGCTTTAAGGGCTCAGAAGAGAACATGGGAAAAGGTCAGGAAAAATCCTGATGTTTATGATTATATGCTCAGGAAAGAAGCAGAGGGAAAGCCACCAAAAGTAGCAAAGATTGCAGCTTTAAACAAATTCTTACGGATAATATATGCACGAATAAAAGAGTTATACGATAATATGGCACTTGCAGAAAGAGCCAAAACTAAAACCAGATCCAAAACCAGAGCTAAAACTAAAGTCACCGCCTAA
- a CDS encoding biotin transporter BioY, protein MVKNMTAEQGRTKEIVLFGLFTALTAIGAFIRIPVPVCPFTLQLLFTTLAGLILGSRRGALSVGLYVLLGLSGVPVFTEGGGLSYIFQPTFGYLIGFIAGAWVTGRIREITGGKSFGQILLANLSGLLVVYLFGMVYVYIINNFYLGTPIGIWPVVLYCFILAVPGDICLCLLAAVMARRLERAAGDFIR, encoded by the coding sequence ATGGTAAAGAACATGACAGCAGAACAGGGCAGGACGAAGGAAATCGTGCTCTTCGGCCTGTTCACGGCGCTGACGGCAATCGGCGCATTCATCCGCATACCGGTTCCGGTTTGTCCCTTCACGCTGCAGCTTCTCTTCACGACGCTGGCAGGGCTGATCCTGGGGAGCAGGAGAGGCGCGCTTTCCGTCGGGCTGTACGTCCTTCTGGGCCTTTCAGGCGTGCCGGTCTTCACGGAAGGAGGCGGTCTTTCTTACATCTTCCAGCCAACGTTCGGCTACCTCATCGGATTCATCGCGGGCGCCTGGGTGACGGGCAGGATCCGCGAGATCACGGGCGGGAAATCGTTTGGACAGATTCTTCTGGCAAACCTTTCCGGGCTTCTGGTCGTCTATCTTTTCGGCATGGTGTATGTCTATATCATCAATAATTTCTACCTTGGAACACCGATCGGCATCTGGCCGGTCGTGCTGTATTGCTTCATTCTGGCGGTGCCGGGGGACATTTGTCTCTGCCTTCTGGCGGCTGTCATGGCAAGGCGTCTCGAAAGAGCAGCCGGGGATTTCATCCGGTAA
- the bioD gene encoding dethiobiotin synthase: MSKGLFITGTDTDIGKTYVTALIVKTLRKSGYDAGYYKAAISGAPTVAASDAGFVNKFADINEPEDMILSYLYQHAVSPHLAAQMEGNPVELPVVEKAWKRVTEKFPYVVMEGSGGIACPIRRDEKAKIDLTDIIRMLKLPVLVIADAGLGTINHVVTTIEYTRARGIPVKGVILNNWKGGVMEEDNIKMIEEMSGVPVIAKVKRGDEILTCDPKVLADCFDEA; this comes from the coding sequence ATGAGCAAAGGACTTTTCATTACAGGAACGGACACGGATATCGGCAAGACGTATGTGACGGCGCTGATCGTCAAGACGCTGAGAAAGTCGGGCTATGACGCAGGCTACTACAAGGCGGCCATCAGCGGAGCACCCACGGTCGCTGCGTCGGATGCGGGCTTCGTCAACAAGTTCGCGGACATCAATGAACCGGAGGACATGATTCTTTCCTATCTCTACCAGCATGCCGTTTCTCCGCATCTGGCAGCACAGATGGAAGGAAATCCGGTCGAGCTTCCTGTCGTCGAGAAAGCATGGAAACGCGTGACGGAGAAATTTCCCTACGTCGTCATGGAAGGATCCGGCGGCATTGCATGCCCGATCCGCCGCGATGAAAAAGCAAAGATCGACCTGACAGACATCATCAGGATGCTGAAGCTTCCGGTCCTCGTCATTGCAGACGCCGGCCTTGGCACGATCAACCATGTCGTCACGACGATCGAATACACCAGAGCGCGCGGCATCCCGGTGAAGGGCGTCATCCTCAATAACTGGAAGGGCGGCGTGATGGAAGAGGACAATATCAAGATGATTGAAGAAATGTCCGGCGTTCCTGTCATTGCCAAGGTCAAGAGAGGGGACGAGATCCTCACCTGCGATCCGAAAGTACTGGCAGACTGCTTCGACGAAGCGTAA
- the bioA gene encoding adenosylmethionine--8-amino-7-oxononanoate transaminase — protein sequence MTEKIDWQAEDKKYIWHPAMQMKDNEVFPPVVIDHAKGVYLYDTEGKPYLDIISSWWCNLLGHCNPEINEALKRQINTLEHVIFTNFSHKPAIELSRELAELLPRGLTKFTYHDNGSSAVEAAMKMAYQYHNQTGHPERQKFMCLDSSYHGETIGALSVGSIDDYAGIFHPLLMDNIHFKGLDCYRCPYGKARETCNIECFESAEEAFEKFGKETAACIVEPVLQGAAGMRMYPPAYLTKLRALCDKYGVLLIDDEIAAGFGRTGKLFAIEHAGVSPDILCTSKGLTAGYMPMSITVTTDKVYDAFYDDYGTHKAFVHSHTYAGNPMGCAIALEVLKIMKRDHILDKVNEDGKYLHEELMKALGHHKNVGEIRHIGLINAIELVEDPATKKAFPAEKRIGWHVFRKAMAKGLVLRPMGDVIYFNPPLNISREDLDKGVALCKEAVEAVLGE from the coding sequence ATGACTGAAAAAATTGACTGGCAGGCAGAAGACAAAAAATATATCTGGCATCCCGCCATGCAGATGAAAGACAACGAAGTATTTCCTCCGGTCGTCATCGACCATGCCAAGGGCGTCTACCTCTATGACACCGAAGGCAAGCCTTACCTCGACATCATTTCCTCCTGGTGGTGCAACCTCCTCGGCCACTGCAATCCGGAAATCAACGAAGCGCTGAAGCGTCAGATCAACACACTCGAACACGTCATCTTCACGAACTTCTCCCACAAGCCGGCCATCGAGCTCTCCCGCGAACTTGCTGAGCTCCTGCCGAGGGGACTCACAAAATTCACCTATCACGACAATGGTTCCTCTGCTGTCGAAGCGGCGATGAAGATGGCATACCAGTACCACAACCAGACCGGCCATCCGGAAAGACAGAAATTCATGTGCCTGGATTCCTCCTACCACGGTGAAACCATCGGCGCCCTTTCCGTCGGCTCCATAGACGACTACGCAGGCATTTTCCATCCGCTCCTCATGGACAATATCCATTTCAAAGGCCTTGACTGCTACCGCTGCCCGTACGGCAAGGCAAGAGAGACATGTAATATCGAATGCTTCGAAAGCGCAGAAGAAGCCTTCGAGAAATTCGGCAAGGAAACCGCAGCCTGCATCGTAGAGCCAGTCCTCCAGGGCGCTGCCGGCATGAGAATGTACCCGCCGGCCTACCTGACAAAACTCCGTGCACTCTGTGACAAGTACGGCGTGCTCCTCATCGACGACGAAATCGCAGCCGGATTTGGCCGCACAGGCAAACTCTTTGCCATCGAACACGCAGGCGTCAGCCCGGACATCCTCTGTACATCCAAAGGCCTCACTGCAGGCTACATGCCGATGTCCATCACCGTCACCACCGACAAAGTCTATGACGCCTTCTACGACGACTACGGCACTCACAAAGCCTTCGTCCACAGCCACACCTATGCAGGCAACCCGATGGGCTGCGCCATCGCCCTCGAAGTCCTGAAAATCATGAAACGCGATCACATCCTGGACAAAGTCAACGAAGACGGCAAGTACCTCCACGAAGAACTCATGAAAGCCCTCGGCCATCATAAGAACGTAGGCGAAATCCGCCACATCGGCCTCATCAACGCCATCGAACTCGTAGAAGACCCGGCCACAAAGAAAGCCTTCCCGGCTGAAAAGAGAATCGGCTGGCATGTCTTCCGTAAAGCCATGGCCAAAGGCCTCGTCCTCCGTCCGATGGGTGACGTCATCTACTTCAACCCGCCGCTCAACATCTCCAGAGAAGACCTCGACAAAGGCGTCGCACTCTGCAAGGAAGCCGTTGAAGCAGTACTGGGGGAATGA
- a CDS encoding endonuclease domain-containing protein: MKEHMPLSNQMKDRSRALRNNMTRQESKLWYEFLKFYRPHFRRQYIIGQFIADFYCPKAKLIIELDGSQHYSDFGLKYDQWRTKKLEIQNNCVLRYTNWDLVKYFDSVCDQIDYITIERLKELGHEDLVPKEI, translated from the coding sequence ATGAAAGAACACATGCCGCTAAGCAATCAAATGAAAGACCGTTCGAGAGCACTTAGAAACAACATGACAAGGCAGGAGTCCAAGCTGTGGTATGAATTCCTGAAATTCTATCGTCCACACTTCAGAAGGCAATACATAATCGGGCAATTTATCGCTGACTTCTACTGTCCAAAAGCGAAACTCATCATCGAACTCGACGGATCCCAGCACTACTCAGATTTCGGACTGAAATACGACCAGTGGCGCACCAAAAAACTGGAAATCCAAAACAACTGCGTCCTGCGTTATACCAATTGGGATTTGGTTAAATACTTTGACTCCGTATGCGACCAAATCGACTACATTACCATTGAACGTCTGAAAGAACTAGGCCACGAAGACCTCGTTCCGAAGGAAATATGA
- a CDS encoding LytR/AlgR family response regulator transcription factor — translation MQDIRVLVADDEIPARGELKYELATIPGVQIVGECKNGKEVLDFLNVHPNVDILFLDIEMPFMNGLECAKEIQRRDYPVKIVFATGYSQFAVQAFDLEAFDYILKPYDEKRIQRTIKRYADSLELRENHRSPGEIINTSQRISLQTKDKTVMISPAQEIIIISTEKSDRSLFYTTSGIIESKMALRDAEQLLAPHGFFRTHKGYIVNLAMIQELESQDNGTLLLTMNYFPKEKVPVSRHYIKDFKNTLHIS, via the coding sequence ATGCAAGACATACGCGTCCTGGTAGCCGATGACGAAATCCCTGCCAGAGGAGAACTGAAATACGAACTCGCGACCATTCCCGGCGTCCAGATCGTCGGAGAATGCAAGAACGGAAAAGAAGTCCTCGACTTCCTGAACGTCCACCCGAACGTAGACATCCTCTTCCTTGACATCGAAATGCCCTTCATGAACGGCCTCGAATGCGCCAAGGAAATCCAGAGAAGAGACTATCCCGTCAAAATCGTCTTCGCCACAGGCTACAGCCAGTTCGCCGTCCAGGCCTTCGATCTCGAAGCCTTCGACTACATCCTGAAACCCTACGATGAAAAACGCATCCAGAGAACCATCAAAAGATACGCAGACAGCCTCGAACTCCGCGAAAACCACCGCTCCCCGGGAGAAATCATCAACACCTCCCAGCGCATCTCCCTTCAGACCAAGGACAAGACAGTCATGATCTCCCCCGCACAGGAAATCATCATCATCTCCACAGAAAAATCCGACCGCTCCCTCTTCTACACCACCAGCGGCATCATAGAATCCAAGATGGCCCTAAGAGACGCCGAACAGCTCCTCGCGCCCCACGGCTTCTTCCGCACCCACAAAGGCTACATCGTAAACCTTGCCATGATCCAGGAACTAGAAAGCCAGGACAACGGCACCCTCCTCCTCACCATGAACTACTTCCCCAAGGAAAAAGTTCCGGTATCCAGACACTACATCAAAGACTTCAAAAACACGCTGCATATATCTTAA
- a CDS encoding histidine kinase, whose protein sequence is MEPNWIIGIQHVWFGISLFLLLLLLICRTSFFRQAITAKEFTRQQIGIFIILFSVIGLCGTYWNVRAGGGIINFRAVGIILGGFVGGPIVGTAVGTIVGIHRAFFINTDSSFIHGGLSIIQGIAAGFLSYRLKHHYHNLWFWSFLYAFILEFLFWIFFAFLTWPTTTTYPVNFFHLSLPIIATNTIAVSIFYLAMEFFIHQRDSEKTQTTKSTFNAVITLFSTLHDGFKSFSVARVTEIMTTSLPSLIWAAILYNDQIYTRTNYKDDADKNQGDAEIAILKLQHSLPDLPHLITLPVKYKGKVVGSIFAAKSKGDTFTNTGTEFLHGICHILESIYESEKLKEEENLLAEAEIRALQAQINPHFLYNTLNTISYYVRSDPETARRLIQYLSDYFRHSLNNPSKLIPLSEELHVIECYTELERARFGDRLQIEYDFPKDKLDDIMVPPLLLQPLVENAVIHGIFKRPEGGQIKAGLIEHDDHYKIYVYDTGVGIARAKRKRLLRDHKRRDHIGLINVHQRLISLFGERSGLHIISRKGRGTLVFTNIPKVTAEEEKAAEQAEAEENAAMNLSPNPTV, encoded by the coding sequence ATGGAACCTAATTGGATCATAGGGATCCAGCATGTCTGGTTTGGCATATCCTTATTCCTTCTGCTCCTTCTCCTCATCTGCCGCACCTCCTTCTTCAGGCAGGCCATCACGGCAAAGGAATTCACAAGGCAGCAAATAGGAATTTTCATCATACTATTCTCTGTCATAGGACTCTGCGGGACGTACTGGAACGTCAGAGCCGGAGGCGGGATCATCAATTTCAGAGCCGTCGGGATCATCCTCGGTGGCTTCGTCGGAGGACCGATCGTAGGGACGGCCGTCGGCACCATCGTCGGCATCCACCGCGCCTTCTTCATCAATACGGATTCCTCCTTCATCCACGGCGGACTCTCCATCATCCAGGGCATCGCGGCAGGATTCCTCTCCTACCGTCTGAAGCATCACTACCACAATCTCTGGTTCTGGTCCTTCCTCTATGCGTTCATCCTTGAATTCCTCTTCTGGATTTTCTTCGCCTTCCTCACCTGGCCGACGACCACGACATATCCGGTGAACTTCTTCCACCTGTCGCTTCCGATTATCGCGACAAACACGATTGCCGTCAGCATCTTCTACCTGGCCATGGAATTCTTCATCCACCAGAGAGACTCCGAAAAGACACAGACGACAAAGAGCACCTTCAATGCCGTCATCACACTTTTCTCGACACTTCACGACGGATTCAAATCCTTCTCCGTCGCGCGCGTCACGGAAATCATGACGACATCGCTCCCCAGCCTCATCTGGGCCGCCATCTTATATAATGATCAGATTTATACAAGAACCAATTATAAAGACGACGCCGACAAGAACCAGGGCGATGCGGAAATCGCGATACTGAAACTGCAGCACTCGCTTCCTGACCTCCCTCACCTCATCACCCTTCCCGTCAAGTACAAGGGCAAAGTCGTCGGCTCCATCTTCGCCGCCAAATCCAAAGGAGACACCTTCACCAATACAGGCACCGAATTCCTTCACGGCATCTGCCACATCCTCGAATCTATCTACGAGTCCGAGAAACTGAAGGAAGAGGAAAACCTGCTGGCCGAAGCGGAAATCCGGGCCCTCCAGGCGCAGATCAATCCGCATTTCCTCTACAACACACTAAACACCATTTCCTACTACGTCCGAAGCGATCCGGAAACAGCCAGACGCCTCATCCAGTACCTGTCCGACTACTTCCGCCACAGCCTCAACAACCCGTCCAAGCTCATCCCCCTTTCTGAAGAGCTTCACGTCATCGAGTGCTACACGGAACTCGAAAGAGCCCGCTTCGGCGACCGTCTCCAGATCGAATACGACTTCCCGAAAGACAAGCTCGACGACATCATGGTCCCGCCCCTTCTCCTTCAGCCCCTCGTAGAAAACGCCGTCATCCACGGCATCTTCAAACGTCCTGAAGGCGGGCAGATCAAAGCAGGCCTCATCGAGCATGACGACCACTACAAGATCTACGTCTACGACACCGGCGTCGGCATCGCAAGAGCCAAGAGGAAGAGACTCCTCCGCGATCACAAACGCCGCGACCACATAGGACTCATCAACGTCCACCAGCGCCTCATCTCCCTCTTCGGAGAACGAAGCGGCCTCCACATCATCAGCCGCAAAGGAAGAGGCACCCTCGTCTTCACGAACATTCCGAAAGTCACCGCTGAAGAAGAAAAAGCAGCCGAACAGGCCGAAGCTGAAGAAAATGCAGCCATGAACCTTTCACCAAATCCCACAGTCTGA
- the madL gene encoding malonate transporter subunit MadL has protein sequence MIIYGVALLAGCFMVGNLIGDMLGVVLGVKANIGGVGFAMLFLIIISTWAQKKGLMKEPEEQGIKFWSAMYIPIVVAMSSIQNVAAALSGGVVALAGGALAVAVGFLLIPVLAKKQPSAEVSAAKPEDKK, from the coding sequence ATGATTATTTATGGTGTTGCTCTTCTGGCAGGCTGCTTCATGGTCGGCAACCTGATCGGCGACATGCTGGGCGTTGTTCTGGGGGTCAAGGCTAACATCGGCGGCGTAGGTTTCGCTATGTTGTTCCTGATCATCATCTCCACCTGGGCACAGAAGAAAGGTCTCATGAAGGAACCAGAAGAACAGGGTATCAAATTCTGGTCCGCTATGTACATTCCGATCGTCGTAGCAATGAGCTCCATCCAGAACGTAGCAGCTGCACTGAGCGGCGGCGTAGTCGCACTCGCAGGCGGCGCTCTGGCAGTAGCAGTTGGTTTCCTCCTGATTCCGGTACTGGCTAAGAAACAGCCATCCGCAGAAGTATCTGCAGCAAAACCGGAAGACAAGAAATAA